The following nucleotide sequence is from Vibrio fluvialis.
TGATTGGCCTATGGGCTCAAAGAAACCGTCAAATCTAAATCTCAGAGTGTTGTTCACTCGTCTGAAATCCCGGCTTCGACGTATGAGGCTGGGACTCTGGCTGCGCCGAATTTCGCTGACTCTGCTTGGCTGCGCCGTCGTCATTTATGGCATCGACCGCTGGGTGAGCTGGCAAACTCAAGACAGCATCATCAGCGACATTAATAACGTCCCCAAGTTTCAGGTTGCCGTGGTGCTGGGCACCAGTAAGTACCTCGGTCGCACACTGAATGACTACTATGTGCACCGCATCAATGCGGCCATTGAGCTGTTCGAACAGGGCAAAGTGAATGGCTTTCTGCTCAGCGGCGACAATGCGCATCGCTCCTACAATGAACCTTGGACGATGAAGCGCGATCTGCTGAAAGCGGGCGTTCCGGATGAGCATATTTATCTCGACTACGCCGGATTTCGCACTCTGGACTCGATTGTGCGCGCGAAACGCATTTTCGATACCGATAATTTTCTGATCATTACCCAGCGGTTCCATTGCGAGCGCGCGTTGTTTATCGCTAATCATCACGACATCAACGCCACGTGTCTGGCCGTGCCCGGGCCGACCAACCATTCCGGTTTTCAGGTCAGATTGCGCGAAGTGTTTGCCCGCACGAAGGCATTTTTCGATCTGTATATCTTCGATACTCAGCCGAAATTCCTCGGCCCGAAAGAGCCCATTGTTCTCGATGACACGCAACTGGCTGAAATCGCCGATGATAGCGTCAGCGAGGCCGATGCTTTGCCACTGCCCGAATCTGCCGCTCCACCAGCGAACGAATAACCGACAAACAGCGCCTTCCATTCGGCTTGGCGCCCTTTCTGCTTTTCTTTTCTGATAGACTAACGTCAAACACTAAAACTATAGAGTAATGTCATGTCGATAATCGCAACGGGCGTGCTGGATAAAATGCGCGCCAATCTAGACGGTACCGTCGCTTACCGACTGCCGGTGGGTGAGGCAGAGATCGATCTCAATCCGCTGATGGGCCACACCATCACCCTCAAACACACGGGCAATATCTACTGCTGCTCATGCGGTAAGAAAACCAAGAAAAGTTATTCGCAGGGTCACTGTTTTGTGTGCATGAAGAAACTCGCCAGCTGCGATATGTGCATCATGAAGCCGGAAACCTGCCACTTTGATCAGGGCACCTGCCGTGAACCAGATTGGGCAGAAACGCACTGTATGGTCGATCATTACGTGTATCTGTCTAACACATCGAGCCTGAAAGTGGGCATTACCCGCCACACACAAATCCCGACACGCTGGATTGATCAGGGCGCGACCCAAGGCCTGCCTATCTACAAAGTAAAGACTCGTCAGATCTCAGGATTGGTTGAAGTTGAGCTCGCCAAACACATTGCCGACAAGACCAACTGGCGTGAACTCCTGAAAGGTGATGGCGAACCCCTGTCACTGGAAGAACGCGCAGCAGAGCTTAAACCTCTGCTGGCCGACAAAATTGCAGAAATCAAACAGCAATTTGGTGAAGATGCGGTTGTTGAAGTCAGTGAGCAAACTACGCAGCTTGCCTATCCGGTTGATGTGCATCCGAAGAAAATCACCTCGCACAACTTTGATAAGAATCCGGAAGTCACGGGCGTTCTGCAAGGTATCAAAGGCCAGTATCTGATCTTAGATAGCGGCGTGATCAACATTCGCAAGTTCACCTCATACGAAGTGGAAGTCAGCGCAGACTGAGTGTTGCTGTTTTCACACAGGCCCGATATTTGGGCCTGTGTTTTATCACATCCAGCGCCTGCAACTCTGGCGCCACTCCTCAGAGCCGATATACTGGCTCTCAACACATCATCCTTCCGAAATGAGTGAGCATGGAAAGCAAAGCAAACGCTGTCAGCCGAATTGTTGAAATCATCGGTGAAAGCACCAAACGTGAGCAGCCTGTGGCCGTTTCAGAGCTGATTTATCACTCCGACATCGCCAAACCGACCTATCACCGCTTGGTTCAGCAACTGGATGAGGAAGGTTTTCTGACCACCGATCAGCGTGGCAATCTCTACCCTGGCGCAGCGCTGCGCAACATCGCGTTGAACCTTGCGAGCAACAATACCCAGCGAGCGCAGTTGCAAGCCATTTTGCATGGACTTTCGCGCCGAATTGACGAAACCTGTGGGATTGCGGTCCCCGATGGCGACGCGATGGTCTATCAGGAACGGATTGAAACCAACTGGCCGCTGCGCATTGTGCTGCCTGTTGGCATGAGAACGCCAGTCTGGGCCACAGCCAGTGGTAAACTGCTGCTCAGCACTCTGAGTAAAGCGCAGCGCGATCGGCTGTTTGAGCGCACACCCATTGAACAGTTAGCAAAAAATACCCACCGCGATCGGGAATCTCTGGAGGCCGAACTGCGCCAAATTCGTAGCCAGCAAGTGAGCGTGGATAATGAAGAGTTCATTGATGGTTTGGTTGCCGTCGCGATTCCCCTGTTTTCACCACAGGGCAAGTTACTCGCTTCACTCTTCTGCCATTGCCCGAAAACCCGCAAATCTCTCCCAACGTTACTGAGCTATCTGCCGGATTTAGAACGTGCACGTGAACAGTTACTCAACCTTTATCAACTCAACGACGACAACAACTAGCTGTTCATTATCACTGCATCAATGCACCAATCTCTGCAGCGGCTCGGCGCAACTGAGGTAAATAGACTTCCAGTGCTTCGAGTGAATGACGCACTTGAGGACAGTGACAGAACAGATAACCGAACAGATGTTCGCCACAATGAATCGGCACCGACACCGCCACCATGCCATCAATAAATTCACCATTGTCTCGTCCGTAACCCAGTTGTGCGATCGCATCAAGTTCCTGCGCCAGCGCCGTTTTGTCGACCAAGGTTTGCTGAGTAAACACTTCCAGCGCCAGATTATCCATAATCACCCGGCGCGCGCTTTGCGGTAAGGTCGCCAGATAAAGCTTGCCTGATGCTGTGGCTGCCAGCGGAACCCGGCTCCCTTCCGGCAGGTTAATCTGCAGTGGCCAGTTGGTTTGCACTTTTTCCAGATAAAGCATGTCGATACCGCTGGGGATAGAAATTCCGCAGGTTTCACCGATCTCGTTCGCGAGGGCTTCCAGCACGCTCAGGCGCTGCCGGGCGAAAACGTCGTTGCGTAATACCGCCAGCGCCACTTGCTGCAACTGAGGACCCGCCACCACCTTGCGCAGCAGATTTTCACTGATCATGCCGAGCTCATTCAATTGAGTGAGCAGTTTGCCTGTTGCCAATTCAGGTAAGCCCATCGCCGATGCCAACTGCTGGCGATCATACTGCCCATCATGCTGAGCAATAAACGCGAGCATTTGAAGCACACGCTCAATCGTTGAGCCTTTTTCTCTTCTGACCACACTGATCCTTTTCAATCTTGTTTTCATGCCGAGCCCAGAGTAACCACTTCGTACAGCGCGTTCAACGTAATGCCTGATAAGACAAAGCGTTTTATTGCGAGTCTCACACACAAACGCTTCATCGCGTCTGTCACAAGGCCGCCTGCAAGCAGAACAGCAGCCCTGTGAAAGGAGGGTTATTTCATGGTTGGCATAACAAAATCCGCCGCCTGATGCTGATGTTTTGGCCAGCGAGTGGTGATGGTTTTCATTCGGGTGAAGAAACGGACGCCATCACTGCCGTGCATGTGCAGCGGTCCGAACAGAGAGCGTTTCCAACCGCCGAACGAGTGAAAGGCCATGGGAACCGGGATGGGTACGTTGACACCCACCATACCCACCTCAACCTGATCGCTGAAACGGCGCGCGGCTTCGCCATCCGAAGTAAAAATGGCGCAGCCGTTACCAAATTCATGAGCATTGATCAGCTCCAGCGCGTCGTTAAGGGAAGCAACACGCATCATCGACAGCACGGGTCCGAAGATTTCCTCGCGGTAAATGGTCATCTCTGGCGTTACATGATCAAACAGCGTTCCACCGACGTAGAAGCCCTCTTCATAACCGGGTACCTGATAATGACGGCCATCCACCAATAGCGTTGCACCTTCACTCTCTCCCCGGTCGATATACGCACTGACTTTTTGTTGATGCTCTTTGGTAATGAGCGGCCCCATTTCGCTTTCAACGTCCTGACCATACCCAGGCCCGACACGCAGTTGACTCAGTCGGGCGCTCAATGCCTGGGCCAGACGATCGCCAACCTCATCGCCCACCGCGACCGCCACTGAAATAGCCATACAGCGTTCACCAGCAGCGCCAAACGCCGCCCCCATTAAGGCGTTAACCGCTTGTTCAATATCGGCATCTGGCATCACCACCATATGGTTTTTCGCGCCGCCCAGCGCTTGTACTCGCTTACCGAAAGCCGAACCTTTGGCATAGATATACTCCGCAATCGGTGTGGATCCGACAAAGCTCACCGCTTTCACCCGCGGGTCCGTCAGCAGTGTATCCACCGCTTCTTTATCCCCTTGAACCACGTTAAATACACCGGGCGGTAATCCTGCTTGTTGCAGCAGTTCGGCCAGTTTCAGCGCCGCAGAAGGATTTTTCTCTGACGGTTTGAGAATGAAGGTGTTGCCCGTTGCCAATGCGATCGGGAACATCCACATCGGCACCATGGCCGGGAAATTGAACGGCGTGATCCCGACGCACACGCCAAGCGGCATCATCATCGAATGAGAATCGACCTCACTACCGACGTTGCGACTGTGCTCCCCTTTTTGCAGATGTGGAATACCGCAAGCAAACTCCACCACTTCAAGCCCGCGAGTCAGTTCGCCCAACGCATCGCTGTGCACTTTGCCATGCTCACGACTGATGAGGCTGGCCAATACATCCATATTCTGCTCTAACAGTGCTTTAAAGCGAAACAGGATCCGCGCGCGATTCAGCGGCGTTGTCTGCGCCCAGGATGGCCAGGCAGCGTCGGCTACCGCGATCGCCTGCTCGGTATCATGAACACTGGATAAACCGACTTCGCCGATGAGCTTACCGTTAGCCGGATCGCTAACCTTGGCTGAACGGCCGGACGTCGCCACTGAATGTTCGTTGTTAATGAAATTTCCAATCATTGTTCGCTCCATACTGTTTTATAAAGGTCGATCACTTCTTCCTTGCTTGGGACTCTTGGGTTGTTGCCCGGCGAACCCGATGCCAGAGCCTGCTCGGCCATGATGTCGAGCACACTGAAATAGTGGGATTTTTCAACGCCGAATTCGGCTAAGGTCGGCACATTAAGGTCGGCATTCAGCTGTTTCAGTTCGGTCAGTAAGCATTGCACGGCTTGCTCATCGCTGGTTTGAATATCCGCTAGCCCCATCGCACGGGCACACGCTGCATAGCGCTCTGGGCTTGCGGCCACGGAATACTCTGTAATTGCTGGCAGAAGCATCGCATTGCTCATGCCGTGCGGAACATGAAAGTGCGCGCCAATCGGGCGACTCATGCCGTGAACCAGAGCCACAGAAGCATTGGAAAAGGCCATGCCTGCCAATGTGGCACCGAGCATCAATTGCTCTTTGGCGTCGATGTTGTCCGGCCGCGTGACGGCTGTGCGCAGATTAGGCGCGATAAGGCGCATCGCCGCGAGCGCCTGCTGGTCGGTAAAACCGCTCGCTTTTACGCTAACGTAAGCTTCAATCGCATGCGTCAGCGCATCAATGCCAGTATCGGCGGCAATGCGCGCCGGAACGGAAAGCGTCAGCTCAAAGTCGATGATTGCCGCACGAGCTATCAACCCCGGCCCCATGCAGAGCATTTTCTCGTCACTGTTTTGATCGGTAATGATGGTTACGCGCGTGACTTCAGAGCCCGTGCCCGCCGTGGTCGGTATAGCAATCACTGGCAAAATGGCTTGGTTAACCACGTAAGGCACTTTGTAGTCACGCATGCGTCCGCCATGTTTGGCCAGTAGTCCAATCGCCTTGGCGCTGTCGATGGCGCTGCCACCACCAAGCGCAATCAAGCTGTCAAACTGTCCGCTGAGAACCTGATCAACAGCTGGCAGAATCGACGCTTCCGTGGGCTCGGGCTCAGTATCAAGAAATACGCCGCACTGAATGCCCTGACTACTTAACAGGGTTTCGACCTTTGGCACATAACCTAATTGCGCCATCACCCGGTCAGTGATGATAAGCGGCTTTTGGCAACCAATAAGTGTGAGTAATTCCGCCACTTTATTCAGCGCTCCGGCACCCACTTCCATCAATCCCGGCATAACGATTCGTTGTGTCATTCCTTTAACCTTCTCATTTGCGTTCTTGATTAAAAATTAGACCATAATGAGACAAAATAAATCATTATAATTAAATAATGCGATCTCAAGCAGAATTGGCGCGCGATAGCAGAAGTGACGTTGGCAAGGCGGAACAGAGATAACGGAAGAGGTAAAAACGCACAAGGCCCGCATAAAGCGAGCCTTGTATTCAACATCTGAGGAAACGTTATAAGCGCTGCAAAGCGTCAAACAGAGAATCGATTTCCTCGGTGGTGTTGTAGTGCATGCAACCGATACGCACTACGCCGCCTTTGTCTTCCAAATCCAGTTGGCGAACCAACCCCAAGGCATAGAAGTGACCATTCCATACGCAGATGTTCTGCTCGCCCAGTGCTCTGGCGACCAATTCGGGATGGAAATCATCCAAACGAATGGCAAACGTCGGCGTGCGATTTTCGCTCTGATAATCGTCACGACCATAGAGTGTGGCGCCTTTTAACTCCGCCAGTCTGGCAAGGAAATGCTTGCTCAGCGTCTGCTCGTGTTCGTTGAACTGGGCAAAGCTCTGCTCAAGACGTTCGCGCAGACTCAGCCCCGCCTGTCCCCACTGCGCCAGATAGTCAATGGCCGCAATGACGCCAGCCAGCCCTTCGAAACTCTGTGTGCCGGTTTCAAAACGGCCCGGGCCAATATTGGTCGCCGGTTCGACTTTATAAGGCTTGAGGGCATGCAGCCATTGCGACGAAACGTACGCAATCCCCACATGTGGGCCAAAGAATTTGTACGCCGAACAAGCGAGGAAATCACACC
It contains:
- a CDS encoding SanA/YdcF family protein; this encodes MGSKKPSNLNLRVLFTRLKSRLRRMRLGLWLRRISLTLLGCAVVIYGIDRWVSWQTQDSIISDINNVPKFQVAVVLGTSKYLGRTLNDYYVHRINAAIELFEQGKVNGFLLSGDNAHRSYNEPWTMKRDLLKAGVPDEHIYLDYAGFRTLDSIVRAKRIFDTDNFLIITQRFHCERALFIANHHDINATCLAVPGPTNHSGFQVRLREVFARTKAFFDLYIFDTQPKFLGPKEPIVLDDTQLAEIADDSVSEADALPLPESAAPPANE
- a CDS encoding DUF2797 domain-containing protein; translated protein: MSIIATGVLDKMRANLDGTVAYRLPVGEAEIDLNPLMGHTITLKHTGNIYCCSCGKKTKKSYSQGHCFVCMKKLASCDMCIMKPETCHFDQGTCREPDWAETHCMVDHYVYLSNTSSLKVGITRHTQIPTRWIDQGATQGLPIYKVKTRQISGLVEVELAKHIADKTNWRELLKGDGEPLSLEERAAELKPLLADKIAEIKQQFGEDAVVEVSEQTTQLAYPVDVHPKKITSHNFDKNPEVTGVLQGIKGQYLILDSGVINIRKFTSYEVEVSAD
- a CDS encoding IclR family transcriptional regulator; the protein is MESKANAVSRIVEIIGESTKREQPVAVSELIYHSDIAKPTYHRLVQQLDEEGFLTTDQRGNLYPGAALRNIALNLASNNTQRAQLQAILHGLSRRIDETCGIAVPDGDAMVYQERIETNWPLRIVLPVGMRTPVWATASGKLLLSTLSKAQRDRLFERTPIEQLAKNTHRDRESLEAELRQIRSQQVSVDNEEFIDGLVAVAIPLFSPQGKLLASLFCHCPKTRKSLPTLLSYLPDLERAREQLLNLYQLNDDNN
- a CDS encoding IclR family transcriptional regulator, with translation MVRREKGSTIERVLQMLAFIAQHDGQYDRQQLASAMGLPELATGKLLTQLNELGMISENLLRKVVAGPQLQQVALAVLRNDVFARQRLSVLEALANEIGETCGISIPSGIDMLYLEKVQTNWPLQINLPEGSRVPLAATASGKLYLATLPQSARRVIMDNLALEVFTQQTLVDKTALAQELDAIAQLGYGRDNGEFIDGMVAVSVPIHCGEHLFGYLFCHCPQVRHSLEALEVYLPQLRRAAAEIGALMQ
- a CDS encoding CoA-acylating methylmalonate-semialdehyde dehydrogenase, which codes for MIGNFINNEHSVATSGRSAKVSDPANGKLIGEVGLSSVHDTEQAIAVADAAWPSWAQTTPLNRARILFRFKALLEQNMDVLASLISREHGKVHSDALGELTRGLEVVEFACGIPHLQKGEHSRNVGSEVDSHSMMMPLGVCVGITPFNFPAMVPMWMFPIALATGNTFILKPSEKNPSAALKLAELLQQAGLPPGVFNVVQGDKEAVDTLLTDPRVKAVSFVGSTPIAEYIYAKGSAFGKRVQALGGAKNHMVVMPDADIEQAVNALMGAAFGAAGERCMAISVAVAVGDEVGDRLAQALSARLSQLRVGPGYGQDVESEMGPLITKEHQQKVSAYIDRGESEGATLLVDGRHYQVPGYEEGFYVGGTLFDHVTPEMTIYREEIFGPVLSMMRVASLNDALELINAHEFGNGCAIFTSDGEAARRFSDQVEVGMVGVNVPIPVPMAFHSFGGWKRSLFGPLHMHGSDGVRFFTRMKTITTRWPKHQHQAADFVMPTMK
- a CDS encoding iron-containing alcohol dehydrogenase; this encodes MTQRIVMPGLMEVGAGALNKVAELLTLIGCQKPLIITDRVMAQLGYVPKVETLLSSQGIQCGVFLDTEPEPTEASILPAVDQVLSGQFDSLIALGGGSAIDSAKAIGLLAKHGGRMRDYKVPYVVNQAILPVIAIPTTAGTGSEVTRVTIITDQNSDEKMLCMGPGLIARAAIIDFELTLSVPARIAADTGIDALTHAIEAYVSVKASGFTDQQALAAMRLIAPNLRTAVTRPDNIDAKEQLMLGATLAGMAFSNASVALVHGMSRPIGAHFHVPHGMSNAMLLPAITEYSVAASPERYAACARAMGLADIQTSDEQAVQCLLTELKQLNADLNVPTLAEFGVEKSHYFSVLDIMAEQALASGSPGNNPRVPSKEEVIDLYKTVWSEQ